The nucleotide window AGATACGGGAAAGGGACAGGGCCGCCTGTTTCCGGTATTGGGAAGGAGTCATACCGGTCATTCGCCGGAAGGTCTCGGTAAAGTAGCTGCTGCTTTGAAAGCCCGTCTGCCCGGCTATCTCTGTTATGGACAAGGTTCCTTCCGCCAGAAGTGGAAGACTTTTATTGATGCGGCAGGTAATGACATATTCCATTGGGCTTTGGCGGAGGATACGCTTAAAGAGCCGGCAGCATTCGCTTTGGCTCAGGGAACAGGAGCCGGCGATATCATCCAGCGTAATGATGGAATGACAGGAATTTTGAACAAATGTTATGGCCTGCTTCATCCGGGCAATATCCTTGGCCGACTGGGGAGTCTGCAGCGCAGGCTCCATGGTATTTTCGTAAAGAAGCTGCCAGATCCGGGTCAGCCGTTCCAGGATCTTAAGCTCCAAACAAGAGGCCTTTTCCTGTTCCAGGTTTCCGATCTCTTCGATGGCAGTGAGAAATTCTTTTTGCCAGCCGACGTTTTTGGAAAGCAATATAGAGGATAAGTTCACGCTGGAAAGGACTGGAGTGACAAGGTTTTCATAGATGCAGCTTCCCGGCTGCCCCAGCAGGGAAGGATCAAATCGGATGGCTTCATAGATGCAATCCTGTTCTCCGTCGGGCAGGTAGCCGTGCAGCACATTGGTATTGATAAAGATGCCGGTTCCCTTTTCCAGCCGGCAGGAAACGCCGTTTATCTGACAAATGACAGAGCCCTGCAGCACGGCAGCCATTTCCAGCTCCGGATGCCAGTGGTGGAGAACGGTCCGTTTGATGAAATCCGACAGCATGTCGTGTTCCACGCAGACAGGAAAGCTGCCGCTTAAGGTGCGGTTGAGTTCCCTTTGGTTTTTATCGGTAAAAATAATTTTTTTATTCATCTATTATTTCAGTTCCTTTCCCAATCGCAGCGCCGATGTATAAGGCAGGATTGTTATAAAAAATGCGATTATATTTATAGAGGAAGCTTTATAACGCAATTATAATGAAACTGTAGAAAAAATCAAGGATTCTTTTGAAACCTGTATGCGGGAGGGATTTTATGAACAAGGGACGAAGGCTTGCCATGGCATTGGCGGGAGTAGCCTTAAGCGGTATTGGATGCGGTTTTATTAAGACGGCTATGTTCGGAACAGACCCCTATACCGGTTTTATCACGGGACTTAGTCAACTGTCAGGGGCAGGTTATGGGAATATCTATGCCATTGTGAATTTCGCTGTATTTATTGCCGTTTGGTTCCTAGACCAGCATTATATCGGCATAGCGACACTGATCAACATGGTGGGAGCCGGCTATGTGGTGCAGTTTACTTCTGGATTGTTCTCTGAGGGGATGGAGCGCGCGGTCTCCGGCCTGGCGCTGTCAGGAATGGGAACGGGACTTTTGCAGGCCGTTTTTTTTCTGGCGGGACTTTTTATCCTGAGTATAGGGACAGCGCTTTATTTCACTGCGGATCTGGGAGTGTCCACTTATGATGCGGCCGCTCTTATCCTTAGGGACCGCAGTAAAGCTTCTTTAAAAGCCTGCCGGATGGGGACCGATCTTTTCTGTGTCGTTCTCGCGCTGGTTCTGGGGGCATCCATTGGCGTGGGAACCGTGGTAACGGCTATCTGTCTGGGCCCCTTTATTGAGTTTTTCAATGGGCATGTGGCGGTTCCGCTTCTTCGCGGAAAACGTCCTGCTTCCGCCGGTTAGCCGTAAGAGAAACACCCTGCAATCTTGCAAAACGTGATTGGATGTGCTAAGAT belongs to Qiania dongpingensis and includes:
- a CDS encoding AraC family transcriptional regulator — protein: MNKKIIFTDKNQRELNRTLSGSFPVCVEHDMLSDFIKRTVLHHWHPELEMAAVLQGSVICQINGVSCRLEKGTGIFINTNVLHGYLPDGEQDCIYEAIRFDPSLLGQPGSCIYENLVTPVLSSVNLSSILLSKNVGWQKEFLTAIEEIGNLEQEKASCLELKILERLTRIWQLLYENTMEPALQTPQSAKDIARMKQAITFVQNSCHSIITLDDIAGSCSLSQSECCRLFKRILRQSPMEYVITCRINKSLPLLAEGTLSITEIAGQTGFQSSSYFTETFRRMTGMTPSQYRKQAALSLSRI
- a CDS encoding YczE/YyaS/YitT family protein produces the protein MNKGRRLAMALAGVALSGIGCGFIKTAMFGTDPYTGFITGLSQLSGAGYGNIYAIVNFAVFIAVWFLDQHYIGIATLINMVGAGYVVQFTSGLFSEGMERAVSGLALSGMGTGLLQAVFFLAGLFILSIGTALYFTADLGVSTYDAAALILRDRSKASLKACRMGTDLFCVVLALVLGASIGVGTVVTAICLGPFIEFFNGHVAVPLLRGKRPASAG